A section of the Pedobacter sp. HDW13 genome encodes:
- a CDS encoding tRNA1(Val) (adenine(37)-N6)-methyltransferase, translated as MKINTDGVLLGAMVGHQSPMRILDIGTGTGVIALMLAQRFPEAFIQAVEIDGKAAETAGRNFGASVFNERLKVQHVAIEDFNSDEKFDLIVSNPPFFVNDLKNQEARKGIARHAGEQFFYDLIIKVNELLSATGIFWFVLPVKQAEQLISSGIQYGLYLNQQIDLHSDETKPAFRNIVGLSRSKVALERVRFNIYQAEKVYTQTYQNLLKPYFLGY; from the coding sequence ATGAAAATTAACACCGATGGGGTACTGCTTGGTGCAATGGTAGGCCATCAATCGCCCATGCGTATTTTGGATATTGGAACCGGCACAGGGGTAATTGCCCTGATGCTGGCACAGCGTTTTCCTGAGGCTTTTATACAAGCGGTAGAGATTGATGGAAAAGCTGCCGAAACTGCGGGGAGGAATTTTGGGGCTTCAGTTTTTAATGAACGGTTAAAAGTGCAGCATGTTGCTATTGAGGATTTTAATAGTGATGAAAAGTTTGATCTGATTGTTTCCAATCCACCTTTTTTTGTGAATGATTTAAAAAATCAAGAAGCAAGAAAAGGTATAGCCAGGCATGCTGGTGAGCAGTTTTTTTACGATTTAATAATTAAAGTAAATGAATTGTTAAGTGCTACTGGTATCTTTTGGTTTGTACTGCCTGTAAAACAAGCTGAACAATTAATAAGCAGTGGTATTCAATACGGTTTGTACTTGAACCAACAAATCGATTTACATTCTGATGAAACCAAACCTGCGTTTAGAAACATTGTTGGTTTAAGCAGGAGTAAAGTAGCTTTGGAGAGGGTGCGATTTAATATTTATCAGGCAGAAAAGGTTTATACACAGACTTATCAAAACTTATTGAAGCCTTATTTTTTAGGCTATTAG
- a CDS encoding VOC family protein, which translates to MLRIHHIAIICADYEKSKNFYVNKLGFTVLAEVYRAERKSYKLDLAVNGVYQIELFSFENPPARPSRPEAQGLRHLAFEVEDIEKEISRLNEHGIVTEPIRIDEFTDKRFTFFADPDGLPLELYER; encoded by the coding sequence ATGCTACGTATCCATCATATTGCCATTATTTGTGCTGATTACGAAAAATCGAAAAATTTTTACGTGAATAAGCTGGGATTTACCGTGCTGGCAGAAGTTTACAGGGCAGAACGCAAATCGTATAAGCTGGATCTGGCAGTGAATGGTGTTTATCAGATTGAGCTTTTTTCGTTCGAAAATCCACCCGCACGACCGTCGCGTCCGGAGGCACAGGGTTTGCGGCATCTGGCTTTTGAAGTTGAAGATATTGAAAAGGAGATTTCGCGGTTAAATGAACATGGTATTGTAACAGAGCCCATTCGCATTGATGAATTTACGGATAAACGTTTCACTTTTTTTGCCGATCCGGATGGTTTGCCTTTAGAATTGTATGAACGATAA